From Williamwhitmania sp., a single genomic window includes:
- a CDS encoding redoxin domain-containing protein gives MENQEVYSMPRIGDMAPDFTATTTKGVIKLSDYAKDKWIVLFSHPADFTPVCTTEMSGFA, from the coding sequence ATGGAAAATCAAGAAGTTTACAGTATGCCACGAATTGGCGACATGGCTCCCGATTTTACGGCAACCACAACAAAAGGGGTAATTAAATTATCCGATTATGCAAAGGATAAATGGATTGTGCTCTTTTCGCACCCTGCTGATTTTACGCCTGTGTGCACAACCGAAATGAGTGGCTTTGCAG